From Slackia heliotrinireducens DSM 20476:
TTCGTACCTGAGCAGCACCGCCGACAACGTGCTGCTGGACCTGGCCCGCGACTATGTACGCACCTTCATCGGATCAGGCAACAGCGGATTCTCCGCAGCCTATCCGTACGAGTCGGTGTACACCAGCCCGAAGCGCCTGATGATGCAGGACGCCCGTGACGAGGTGCTGATTCTGTACCGCGCCGCCGGTCTGGGCAAGAAGGAAAGCTGGAAAGAAGGCGAAGATCACATCGCCCTGGAGCTCGAATTCGAGCAGATTCTGGCCCAGCGTTCCCTGGAGGCTCTCGAGGCCGGCGACACGGACGCTTGCCTGAAGCTTCTGCTGCAGCAGCGCAATTTCTTGACCGACCACCTGACCAATTGGTTCCCCATGATGGCCGAAGACATCGCGAAGTTCTCCCAGACCGACCTGTACCGCGGCTTGGGCAAGCTGACCAGCGGCTGGCTGG
This genomic window contains:
- a CDS encoding TorD/DmsD family molecular chaperone, which translates into the protein MTASSELAQILQGRMATYQFLSRMFRVEVDDKLYHILLSMRFPAHTGNDKVDEGYRLIASYLSSTADNVLLDLARDYVRTFIGSGNSGFSAAYPYESVYTSPKRLMMQDARDEVLILYRAAGLGKKESWKEGEDHIALELEFEQILAQRSLEALEAGDTDACLKLLLQQRNFLTDHLTNWFPMMAEDIAKFSQTDLYRGLGKLTSGWLENDLEFLESILEENGMLEDAPERITAQLPAIEEVGA